One Alicyclobacillus acidoterrestris DNA window includes the following coding sequences:
- the brxC gene encoding BREX system P-loop protein BrxC, producing MKIKQMFQKDLERNIKGVIKVAQTDEENKFQELDEYVVTRELLKHFSKFYENYQKGIDGATDKMGVWISGFFGSGKSHFLKILSYLLENKEVKGRKVVDFFKDKIQDPLILANMARTANVDTEVILFNIDSKSSLDNKSKEDAILRVFLKVFYEHQGFYGDIPGVAEMEKYLTKEGVYEDFKREFKALSGEEWVDRRNTFYFDADYVIGALTKVTSMSEETARNWFENGVNNFEISIEKFAKEVKEYVEQKGNNFHLIFLVDEIGQYIGDSRQLMLNLQTLAEDLGTQCKGKVWIMVTAQESIDSIIKVKGDDFSRIQGRFDTRLSLSSVSVDEVIKKRILLKKDHATDMLKLLYHDKSATLKNLISFKEATADFRGYTDEREFADVYPFLPYQFKLLQNVFEQVRKHGSSGKHLAEGERSMLSAFQESGLQFKDAEEGVLVPFYAFYDTIKEFLTPSIVRVIEGAYENPSLKDDEFNANVLKTLFLIKYIKELPANIDNIATLMVTSIDEDKLALKEKIAASLRKLVRETLIQQNGEIFEFLTDDEQDVNREIKATKVEEDLVKKELADLIFDDLYEGNKYRYSSQYTFSFNQKMDEKNRGSQTSAIGINILSPLSEHYAKSDQELMLLSSGSSEMILKLGSSGAYTDEMEEVLKIKEYLRKKNPAQLPENIQNILNTKQGEARERQRRVREMLEDAIKDGEFFINGNKLEVKGSTVKDKINAAFHELVDNVYTKLGLVKRFLDSEKDLSSLLRSDSTQITLDGSKSNENALAIKEVFDFISLQDDIKKQVRVKILLDRFKDKPYGWKELDIAGLIAELLKEQRIRLRYNAEYLEPEDPTTLTALTKASEVDKVIVLKRVKVDDALLKTARNICKEVFNRTDVADDEDGLLKDIRQLIDDQVREIHELKSKYEGRKYPGLSLLDKGLEYFGEFTKGLDSVSFFTKLRDLEDNLLDWEEDVSYVKSFFQHQKDHFDNGLRAFERYSENEVYLAGMPIEDAAKKLQAILNDPIPYNKIKDIPELVNTIDVQIQAVLEEKKSAAKATIQQDYDYLTLRANQDGVSEGTKNRIRSYYEDLFKTINGYVDIFKVDASIMQSANFRKAQDEVIEQEITTKESGRSDGSDEPIPTPKKERVKVGNLLAVRTLRTEEDVDKLLGTVSAKLKQIIQGNKEVELVD from the coding sequence GTGAAAATCAAGCAAATGTTTCAGAAGGATCTGGAACGCAACATCAAAGGTGTCATCAAGGTCGCGCAAACGGATGAGGAGAACAAGTTTCAGGAACTCGACGAGTACGTCGTCACCAGGGAACTGCTGAAGCACTTCTCGAAGTTCTATGAAAACTATCAGAAGGGCATCGATGGTGCCACCGATAAAATGGGAGTCTGGATTTCGGGCTTCTTTGGGTCAGGTAAGTCGCACTTTCTGAAAATCCTCTCTTACCTACTGGAAAATAAGGAGGTCAAAGGTAGGAAGGTAGTCGATTTTTTCAAGGACAAGATTCAAGACCCGCTGATTCTGGCAAACATGGCGCGAACCGCGAATGTTGATACCGAAGTCATTCTGTTCAACATTGACTCAAAGAGTTCGCTCGACAACAAGTCCAAAGAAGATGCCATTCTTCGGGTGTTTCTGAAGGTGTTTTACGAACACCAAGGCTTCTATGGCGACATTCCAGGTGTAGCGGAGATGGAAAAGTATCTCACCAAAGAGGGCGTGTATGAGGACTTCAAGCGGGAGTTCAAAGCCCTGTCTGGTGAGGAATGGGTAGATCGGCGAAACACCTTTTATTTTGACGCAGACTATGTGATTGGTGCTTTGACGAAAGTTACGTCCATGTCGGAAGAGACAGCAAGAAACTGGTTTGAGAACGGTGTTAATAACTTCGAAATCAGCATCGAGAAGTTCGCCAAAGAGGTAAAGGAGTATGTTGAACAGAAGGGCAACAACTTTCATCTCATCTTCCTGGTGGATGAAATCGGTCAGTACATCGGAGACAGCCGTCAGCTGATGCTCAATCTCCAAACACTGGCGGAAGACCTGGGAACCCAGTGCAAGGGTAAAGTTTGGATTATGGTCACTGCCCAGGAAAGCATCGACAGCATCATCAAGGTGAAGGGCGATGACTTTTCCCGCATTCAGGGGCGGTTTGATACTCGCTTGTCCTTGTCGTCGGTTTCGGTCGATGAAGTCATCAAGAAGCGTATTTTGCTCAAAAAAGATCATGCCACAGATATGCTCAAATTGCTCTATCACGACAAGAGTGCCACGCTGAAGAACTTGATCAGCTTCAAGGAGGCAACGGCTGATTTCAGGGGCTATACGGATGAAAGGGAGTTCGCGGATGTCTATCCCTTCCTCCCTTATCAGTTTAAGCTCCTACAGAACGTGTTCGAACAAGTGCGTAAGCATGGGAGTTCAGGAAAGCACTTGGCTGAAGGGGAACGGTCGATGCTATCCGCGTTCCAGGAATCTGGACTGCAGTTTAAGGATGCAGAAGAAGGTGTACTTGTCCCCTTCTACGCCTTTTACGATACCATTAAGGAATTCTTGACCCCTTCGATTGTGAGAGTAATCGAAGGCGCGTATGAAAACCCTTCTTTGAAGGATGACGAATTCAACGCGAACGTGCTGAAAACCCTCTTCTTGATCAAATACATCAAGGAGCTTCCTGCCAACATCGACAACATCGCCACTCTGATGGTGACAAGTATCGACGAAGACAAGCTGGCATTGAAGGAAAAGATCGCGGCTTCATTACGCAAACTCGTCCGAGAGACGCTGATTCAACAGAACGGCGAGATTTTTGAGTTCCTAACAGATGACGAACAAGACGTGAACCGCGAAATCAAGGCTACCAAGGTCGAAGAGGATTTGGTGAAAAAGGAACTCGCCGACCTCATCTTTGACGATCTCTACGAAGGGAACAAATATCGATACTCGTCGCAATACACCTTCTCGTTCAATCAAAAAATGGACGAGAAGAATCGCGGAAGTCAAACGTCAGCGATTGGGATTAACATTCTCTCACCCTTGTCTGAGCACTATGCGAAGTCAGATCAAGAATTGATGCTCCTGTCTTCGGGTAGTAGCGAGATGATTTTAAAGCTCGGTTCGAGCGGAGCGTACACGGACGAAATGGAAGAAGTCCTTAAGATCAAAGAGTATCTCAGGAAGAAGAACCCTGCACAACTCCCAGAGAACATCCAGAACATCCTGAATACGAAACAGGGTGAAGCAAGAGAACGTCAGCGTCGCGTTCGTGAGATGCTTGAGGATGCCATTAAGGACGGGGAATTTTTCATCAATGGCAACAAGCTCGAAGTGAAAGGTTCGACGGTTAAAGACAAAATCAACGCCGCATTCCATGAGTTGGTGGACAATGTATATACGAAGCTCGGACTTGTAAAGAGATTCCTGGATTCTGAGAAAGACCTGAGTTCGCTCTTGAGGAGCGACTCCACACAAATCACCTTGGACGGGTCAAAGTCCAACGAGAATGCTTTGGCAATCAAAGAGGTATTCGACTTCATCAGTCTACAGGATGATATCAAGAAACAAGTGCGAGTAAAGATTCTGTTGGATCGCTTTAAGGATAAACCGTATGGGTGGAAAGAACTTGATATCGCAGGACTGATTGCGGAGCTTCTTAAAGAACAGCGCATTCGGCTTCGTTACAATGCGGAGTATCTGGAGCCTGAAGACCCTACCACCCTTACTGCCTTAACGAAGGCAAGTGAAGTGGATAAGGTCATTGTGCTGAAACGAGTTAAGGTTGACGATGCGTTGTTGAAAACGGCAAGAAACATCTGCAAGGAAGTGTTCAACAGGACGGATGTCGCCGATGATGAAGACGGATTACTGAAGGACATTCGTCAGTTAATCGACGACCAGGTTAGGGAAATCCATGAGCTAAAGAGCAAGTATGAAGGGCGAAAGTATCCAGGGCTGAGTCTTTTGGACAAAGGGCTGGAGTATTTCGGCGAATTCACGAAGGGACTGGATAGTGTTTCGTTCTTTACGAAGCTCCGAGACCTGGAAGACAACCTCTTGGATTGGGAAGAGGATGTCTCATATGTGAAGAGCTTCTTCCAACACCAGAAGGATCATTTCGACAACGGCTTGCGGGCATTTGAACGGTATTCGGAGAACGAGGTGTATCTCGCGGGCATGCCGATTGAGGATGCCGCTAAAAAACTACAAGCCATCCTGAATGATCCCATACCGTATAACAAGATCAAGGACATTCCTGAGTTGGTCAATACAATCGATGTGCAAATCCAGGCTGTACTGGAAGAGAAGAAGTCAGCGGCAAAGGCAACAATCCAACAGGATTATGACTACTTGACCCTTCGTGCAAATCAGGATGGAGTATCTGAGGGGACGAAAAATCGCATACGGTCTTACTACGAGGATTTGTTCAAGACCATCAACGGCTATGTGGACATATTCAAGGTGGATGCGTCCATTATGCAGAGTGCCAACTTTAGAAAGGCACAAGATGAGGTCATAGAGCAGGAAATCACGACTAAGGAATCAGGGAGATCTGATGGTTCCGATGAGCCAATCCCTACTCCTAAGAAGGAAAGGGTTAAGGTAGGAAATCTCCTTGCGGTAAGAACCCTTCGGACGGAAGAAGACGTGGACAAATTACTTGGTACGGTTTCCGCCAAACTGAAGCAGATCATCCAGGGCAACAAAGAAGTAGAGTTAGTCGATTGA
- the pglX gene encoding BREX-1 system adenine-specific DNA-methyltransferase PglX, with the protein MNKTALKYFATSARKELLKKVEARALKIGITEEGIKKAQIESSDAIYIDGKQLSLVEKKQRDKLIQRIREIGFKNVMEEVAYTWFNRFIALRFMEVNNYLPTKVRVLSSSEPGNPEPDIIKEALSVDLDIDKELVYDLKLHNKTEELFKYLVIKQCNDLNKYLPFMFETIEDYKEILFPEGLLAKDSFLRAMTDVTAIPEHDWEQVEIIGWLYQYYITEKKDQVFADLKKNIKISKENIPAATQLFTPHWIVRYMVENSLGRLWLESYPESPLKSEWKYFLDEAEQEQQVKDELEKIRRKNIDPESITFLDPCCGSGHILVYAFDVFYAMYLEKGYIPHEIPKLILEKNLFGLDIDDRAAQLASFAVMMKAREKSRRVFGQGIKPNICAIQESNWMTDEIIDVLVDKTASQLVQNAQRETLHHLRDTFRDAKNYGSILKIEQLDLDFVDERLKHFASDSDYQGDLLERIYTSEVLEKIPGLIMQARLMSHKYDVVCTNPPYMGSGGMNPELSFYVKQNYPDTKSDMSTVFMEKVFHFCNLRGMVSMINIPVWMFSTSYERLRTHLITNKTLVNMLHFGRGVFGSDFGTTAFVFFNDKISDYRSVFKKLHKKPGSVDHLEQKEQWFFEQDNAYFAEIDDFLKIPDSIFAYWLTYTAIKLFEGTTIERYITTREGMTTADNERFLRNWYEVSLQKIGFGIKTNQQAVESRKKWFPYQKGGEYRKWYGNMEKVVNWENDGESIKTNIDPTTGRIRSHNYNGDYAFREGITFPTVSMGSFSARYSPEGFMFDAKGAMVFWPIHNGRKLTELPVQELTYIMSLS; encoded by the coding sequence ATGAATAAAACGGCTTTGAAGTACTTCGCGACCAGTGCGAGAAAAGAATTGCTGAAAAAGGTTGAAGCCAGGGCATTGAAGATTGGTATCACGGAGGAAGGCATCAAGAAGGCGCAGATTGAAAGCTCCGATGCCATCTATATTGACGGGAAACAGCTATCTCTTGTGGAAAAGAAACAGCGGGATAAGCTGATTCAGCGTATTCGGGAGATTGGGTTTAAGAACGTCATGGAAGAGGTTGCCTATACCTGGTTCAACCGTTTCATTGCCCTGCGTTTCATGGAAGTTAACAATTATCTGCCGACCAAGGTAAGGGTATTATCCTCTTCCGAGCCAGGGAACCCAGAACCCGACATTATCAAGGAAGCCCTGTCCGTTGACCTGGATATCGACAAAGAACTCGTGTACGATCTAAAGCTCCACAACAAAACGGAAGAGCTTTTCAAGTATTTGGTCATCAAGCAGTGCAACGACTTGAACAAGTACCTTCCCTTCATGTTCGAGACCATTGAGGACTACAAGGAGATTCTTTTCCCAGAGGGATTGCTCGCAAAAGACTCATTCCTGCGTGCTATGACAGACGTAACTGCGATCCCTGAACATGATTGGGAACAGGTAGAGATTATTGGATGGCTTTATCAATACTACATTACGGAAAAGAAGGATCAGGTTTTTGCCGATCTAAAGAAGAACATCAAAATCAGCAAGGAAAACATCCCTGCGGCGACACAACTGTTCACTCCGCATTGGATTGTGCGATACATGGTGGAAAATTCATTAGGTCGCTTATGGCTGGAGAGCTACCCAGAGAGTCCATTGAAATCAGAGTGGAAGTATTTCTTGGACGAGGCTGAACAAGAGCAACAAGTGAAAGACGAACTCGAAAAGATTCGCCGCAAGAACATCGATCCAGAAAGCATTACCTTCCTTGACCCATGTTGCGGAAGTGGGCACATCCTGGTCTATGCATTTGATGTGTTCTACGCCATGTATCTTGAAAAAGGGTACATTCCACATGAGATTCCCAAGCTGATTCTGGAGAAGAATCTCTTTGGGCTTGATATAGACGACCGTGCGGCGCAGTTAGCGTCGTTTGCTGTCATGATGAAGGCAAGAGAGAAGTCACGTAGGGTATTTGGGCAAGGCATCAAGCCGAACATCTGTGCAATTCAGGAAAGTAACTGGATGACGGATGAGATTATTGACGTGCTGGTCGACAAAACGGCATCGCAACTGGTACAGAATGCCCAACGGGAGACTTTGCATCATCTTAGAGATACATTCAGGGACGCAAAGAACTACGGGTCGATTCTGAAGATCGAACAATTGGATCTGGACTTTGTTGACGAAAGGCTTAAACACTTTGCAAGTGATTCGGATTATCAGGGCGATCTTCTTGAAAGGATATATACATCTGAAGTATTAGAAAAGATCCCTGGACTAATCATGCAAGCAAGACTGATGAGCCATAAGTATGATGTGGTATGCACCAATCCCCCCTACATGGGCAGTGGCGGTATGAACCCTGAATTGTCTTTTTATGTGAAACAAAACTACCCCGATACAAAGTCGGATATGAGCACCGTGTTTATGGAGAAGGTCTTCCACTTTTGCAATCTAAGGGGGATGGTATCCATGATCAACATCCCTGTATGGATGTTCTCGACAAGTTATGAGAGGTTGAGAACCCATTTAATTACAAATAAAACACTCGTCAACATGTTACACTTTGGTAGGGGGGTCTTCGGATCAGACTTTGGGACAACAGCCTTCGTCTTTTTTAACGATAAAATCAGTGATTATCGCTCCGTATTTAAAAAACTACACAAAAAACCTGGATCGGTTGATCACTTAGAACAGAAAGAGCAATGGTTCTTCGAGCAAGATAATGCTTATTTTGCAGAAATCGATGATTTTCTTAAAATACCCGACAGTATCTTTGCGTACTGGCTGACTTATACTGCAATTAAACTTTTCGAAGGGACTACCATTGAACGATATATAACTACAAGAGAAGGTATGACAACAGCGGATAATGAACGGTTTCTAAGGAATTGGTATGAGGTTTCATTACAGAAAATAGGGTTTGGTATAAAAACAAACCAGCAAGCCGTTGAGTCGAGGAAAAAGTGGTTTCCATATCAAAAGGGTGGAGAATACAGAAAATGGTATGGAAACATGGAGAAAGTGGTGAATTGGGAGAACGATGGTGAATCCATCAAAACCAACATTGATCCAACTACTGGACGAATTCGTTCTCACAATTATAACGGTGATTATGCCTTTAGGGAAGGCATTACGTTCCCAACTGTCAGTATGGGTAGTTTTAGTGCACGGTATTCTCCAGAGGGGTTTATGTTTGATGCAAAGGGAGCTATGGTGTTTTGGCCAATCCATAATGGCCGAAAGTTGACTGAATTGCCTGTCCAGGAGTTGACGTATATCATGTCCTTATCCTAG
- a CDS encoding DUF6431 domain-containing protein yields MSSPPEFFVRSEECIPCPCCQGQLVVCGSRRRRYTQSNGDQLTLIIRRLRCTECHRIHHELPDILVPYKRYDRESIEQIITESSPSVGADESTIRRVRQWFETWSSYATGCLVAIANRHGRVLEPSYPTQSSLHRIGHLVGDAVGWMARAVRPIANLHLWTHTRSAFVSASSLSTIQANPT; encoded by the coding sequence TTGAGCAGTCCACCCGAGTTTTTTGTTCGGAGTGAGGAATGCATCCCGTGTCCTTGCTGTCAGGGCCAACTTGTTGTATGCGGAAGCCGACGTAGACGTTATACGCAGAGTAACGGTGACCAACTCACCCTTATCATTCGGCGCCTTCGTTGCACGGAGTGTCATCGTATCCACCACGAACTCCCAGATATTCTTGTGCCCTACAAGCGCTATGACCGAGAAAGTATAGAGCAGATCATTACCGAATCATCCCCTTCAGTGGGGGCGGACGAATCCACCATCCGCCGTGTCCGTCAATGGTTCGAGACATGGTCTTCGTATGCTACCGGTTGTCTGGTTGCTATTGCAAACCGTCACGGCCGTGTGTTGGAACCGTCCTATCCAACACAATCCTCACTCCATCGAATTGGACATTTGGTCGGCGACGCCGTCGGGTGGATGGCCCGTGCTGTCCGCCCTATTGCAAATCTACATTTGTGGACACATACCCGTTCTGCCTTTGTGTCCGCTTCTTCTCTGTCTACTATTCAGGCTAACCCCACTTGA
- a CDS encoding DDE-type integrase/transposase/recombinase: MKDWKKAEDVAVYRVQLLSPLLEDGLDSAQLRRRKAEICAQTGLSERTLRRYLATFREQGFEGLKPRSKSSRRAQVIPDEILEEAILLRREVPSRSVSQIIRILEWEGKVAPGEIRRTTLQEKLARRGYSAGHMRMYAETGVAARRFQRRHRNQLWQSDIKFGPYLPIGTNGSKQQVYLVVMLDDATRFVLHGRFYPTLDQTIVEDCFRQAVQKHGIPEAIYFDNGKQFRTKWMTRTCSKLGTRLLYAKPYAPESKGKIERFNRIVDSFLDEIAAAKPKTLEQLNQQFEVWLSECYQNQPHSALQNQMSPETAYRSDHKAIRFISPESIADAFLHAETRKVDKSGCINFMGKKYEVGLSFIGCKVNVIYDPADITELTIEYAGHQPWTVGELVIGERAGQRPKLPERFENQNVDTSRLLDAAEKKHQDRIERITPAVRYDAVWKEENGRV, translated from the coding sequence ATGAAAGATTGGAAAAAAGCGGAGGATGTGGCCGTGTATCGTGTTCAGTTGCTGTCTCCACTTTTGGAAGATGGACTGGATTCAGCGCAACTTCGCAGACGCAAGGCAGAGATCTGTGCACAGACCGGGTTATCGGAACGAACATTGCGCCGCTATTTAGCTACATTTCGTGAACAAGGTTTTGAGGGACTCAAACCGAGGTCAAAATCTAGCCGTCGAGCTCAGGTGATCCCGGATGAGATTCTGGAAGAGGCCATTTTGTTGCGCAGAGAGGTTCCTTCTCGAAGCGTCTCGCAGATCATTCGTATTCTCGAATGGGAAGGAAAAGTGGCACCTGGGGAAATTCGGAGAACAACTCTTCAAGAGAAACTTGCTCGTCGAGGATATAGTGCCGGACACATGCGAATGTATGCTGAAACCGGTGTGGCAGCGCGTAGGTTTCAGCGCCGTCACCGCAATCAGTTGTGGCAATCGGACATCAAGTTTGGCCCTTATCTCCCCATTGGAACGAATGGTTCAAAGCAACAGGTCTATCTCGTGGTTATGTTGGATGACGCAACTCGTTTTGTTCTCCACGGGAGGTTTTACCCCACGCTGGACCAAACCATTGTGGAAGACTGCTTTCGCCAAGCTGTACAAAAGCACGGTATACCAGAGGCTATCTACTTTGACAACGGCAAACAATTCAGAACCAAATGGATGACTCGAACCTGTTCAAAGCTCGGGACACGGCTGCTTTACGCGAAACCCTATGCGCCGGAGTCGAAGGGAAAAATAGAGCGGTTTAATCGTATCGTCGACTCGTTTCTGGACGAAATCGCTGCGGCGAAACCTAAGACATTGGAACAATTGAATCAACAATTTGAGGTCTGGTTAAGTGAATGTTATCAGAACCAACCTCACTCCGCACTTCAGAATCAGATGAGCCCCGAGACTGCCTATCGTAGCGACCATAAAGCCATTCGTTTCATCTCACCAGAGAGCATCGCGGATGCCTTTTTGCATGCCGAAACTCGAAAAGTGGACAAGTCCGGTTGTATCAACTTCATGGGTAAGAAGTATGAAGTGGGTCTGTCATTCATCGGTTGTAAGGTGAATGTCATATACGACCCTGCAGATATCACGGAACTCACCATCGAATACGCGGGTCACCAGCCTTGGACTGTGGGAGAACTGGTGATTGGTGAACGGGCTGGGCAAAGACCTAAACTGCCAGAGCGGTTCGAGAACCAAAACGTTGACACATCTCGTCTGTTGGATGCAGCCGAGAAGAAGCATCAGGATCGGATTGAGCGTATCACGCCTGCAGTCCGCTATGACGCGGTCTGGAAGGAGGAGAATGGTCGTGTTTGA
- a CDS encoding ExeA family protein: protein MFESFYGFTHTPFSRDIPTDELYMSSTLEDILGRLKYAAERQWFAVVTGDCGTGKTTTIRRFSEALEQSKFKILYLSDSKLTPRHFYKGMLEQLGCEAKFYRGDAKRQLHREIELMRGIHSLSPVVVVDEAHLLDREMLEEVRFLLNFKMDAQSPMALILVGQSELWERLNLQAYAAIRQRIDLQCKLHHYDRAEIGAYIERHLAYAVAGQQSIFSDKAVDEIYRFSGGAPRLVNKLCTHCLMYGAQNRQRIIDDHMVERVIQGECS, encoded by the coding sequence GTGTTTGAATCGTTCTACGGCTTTACTCACACGCCCTTCTCACGAGATATTCCAACAGATGAACTCTACATGTCATCTACACTGGAGGACATTCTCGGTCGGCTGAAGTATGCTGCGGAGCGTCAGTGGTTCGCAGTGGTGACTGGAGATTGTGGAACCGGAAAAACCACAACCATCCGTCGTTTCTCGGAGGCGCTGGAACAGTCGAAGTTCAAAATTCTGTACCTGTCGGATTCTAAGCTGACCCCACGACATTTTTACAAGGGGATGCTCGAGCAACTCGGTTGCGAGGCTAAGTTTTATCGCGGCGACGCGAAACGTCAATTGCATCGTGAGATTGAGCTGATGCGTGGGATACATAGCCTCAGTCCAGTTGTGGTCGTAGACGAAGCACATTTGCTAGATCGGGAGATGCTCGAGGAAGTAAGATTTCTTTTGAATTTTAAAATGGATGCGCAAAGTCCTATGGCGCTAATTCTCGTCGGACAGAGTGAGCTCTGGGAACGGCTCAACTTACAGGCTTACGCCGCCATTCGGCAACGCATTGATCTACAGTGTAAGTTGCATCACTACGACCGCGCTGAAATCGGGGCATACATTGAACGTCATCTAGCCTACGCGGTAGCTGGACAGCAATCTATTTTCTCGGATAAGGCTGTCGATGAAATCTATCGTTTCTCGGGTGGAGCTCCACGACTGGTCAACAAACTCTGTACGCACTGTCTCATGTATGGGGCTCAAAATCGGCAACGGATCATCGACGACCACATGGTCGAGCGCGTCATTCAAGGTGAATGCTCATGA
- a CDS encoding DUF5348 domain-containing protein, with translation MARRLQMFYDPELSRWVVEGKNEWYSLHCGEIVQFHIERTTLSGRLELGRTSWYIISGDVAFGLLENRRYLVSVDL, from the coding sequence ATGGCACGGAGATTACAGATGTTCTACGATCCAGAGTTGTCGCGTTGGGTGGTTGAGGGCAAAAATGAGTGGTACAGTTTGCACTGCGGGGAGATTGTGCAATTTCACATTGAACGCACAACGCTTAGTGGACGGCTAGAGCTTGGACGAACATCTTGGTACATCATCAGCGGCGACGTCGCGTTTGGACTCTTAGAAAATCGGCGATATTTGGTTAGCGTCGACCTTTAG
- a CDS encoding BREX-1 system adenine-specific DNA-methyltransferase PglX, with product MAIPVEFPNDTNLTEYVIAMCKKCIEISKDDWDSFEISWDFATHPLLRFKCDDGRLGSSFERWSLYAEAQRNELKEIETQMNSILIECYGLENELIPYISDGDITIRKAEREQDIKTLVSYAVGCMFGRYSLDEEGLVFAGGNFDPERYKTFTVDRDNILPILSDAYFEDDIVSRFVDFVKVTFGEETLTENLEFIADTLGKKDSETPREAIRRYFLNDFFKDHLQTYKKKPIYWLFTSGKQKAFNCLIYMHRYDKTTLSRIRTDYVHELQMRYDAEKKSLLSIIEGGGTAREVSAAKKELKTLELKIAELKEYEEVLHHMADQQIEIDLDDGVDVNYAKFEGLLAKRG from the coding sequence ATGGCAATACCTGTTGAATTTCCGAACGATACAAATTTAACTGAATACGTAATCGCAATGTGTAAAAAATGTATTGAAATATCAAAGGATGACTGGGATTCGTTCGAAATCTCCTGGGATTTTGCAACTCATCCGCTATTAAGATTCAAGTGTGATGACGGTCGTTTAGGGTCTTCTTTTGAACGTTGGTCATTGTATGCGGAAGCCCAGCGCAATGAGCTAAAAGAGATTGAAACTCAAATGAATAGCATTTTGATTGAGTGTTATGGACTCGAAAACGAACTTATTCCCTATATTTCCGATGGAGATATTACAATTCGCAAGGCAGAAAGAGAACAGGATATCAAAACTCTGGTCTCCTATGCTGTAGGATGTATGTTTGGTAGATACTCCTTGGATGAAGAGGGTCTTGTCTTCGCTGGTGGCAACTTTGATCCTGAAAGGTATAAAACATTTACGGTAGATCGAGACAACATCCTTCCCATTCTTTCGGATGCGTATTTTGAGGATGACATCGTATCCAGATTCGTTGACTTTGTTAAAGTGACCTTTGGCGAAGAAACCCTGACAGAGAACCTGGAGTTTATCGCCGATACTCTCGGAAAGAAGGATAGCGAGACTCCGAGGGAAGCGATTCGTAGGTATTTCCTGAACGACTTCTTCAAGGATCACCTCCAGACATACAAAAAGAAGCCAATTTACTGGCTATTCACGTCTGGGAAGCAGAAAGCATTTAACTGCCTGATCTACATGCATCGTTACGACAAGACAACTTTGTCGAGAATTAGGACGGATTACGTGCATGAGCTTCAAATGCGGTACGATGCGGAGAAGAAGTCCCTCCTCAGTATTATTGAGGGCGGCGGAACGGCGAGAGAAGTGAGTGCCGCCAAAAAGGAATTAAAGACGCTTGAGTTGAAAATTGCCGAGTTGAAGGAGTACGAAGAAGTGCTCCATCACATGGCAGACCAGCAGAT